One genomic segment of Chelonia mydas isolate rCheMyd1 chromosome 1, rCheMyd1.pri.v2, whole genome shotgun sequence includes these proteins:
- the LOC102939550 gene encoding LOW QUALITY PROTEIN: olfactory receptor 52R1-like (The sequence of the model RefSeq protein was modified relative to this genomic sequence to represent the inferred CDS: substituted 1 base at 1 genomic stop codon), protein MSDSNNTSDFTNPSTFILMGIPGLEAAHVWISIPFCTMYAIAILGNFTILYIVKMEPSLHGPMYYFLCMLAVTDLVLSTSTLPKMLSIFWFNSREINFSACLTQMYFIHCFTVVESGIFVAMAFDRYMAICDPLRHSSTLTNRIMAKISIAVVLRGGILIIPKPFLARQWPYCRTNFIAHSYCEHMAVVKLTCADICISSYXGLFVPFNVASLDLFFITVSYIQILRAIFSLPTKDARLKTFRTCSSHLCVISASYTPSLFSFLTHRFGQNVVLHFHVLMANVYLLVPPMLNPIIYGVRTKQIQDSLLRLFTHQWA, encoded by the coding sequence atgtcagattcaaACAATACAAgtgacttcaccaacccctccacttTCATCCTGATGGGCATACCTGGCTTGGAGGcggcccatgtctggatctccatccccttctgcaccatgtatgccatagccatcttggggaacttcaccatcctgtacATTGTGAAGATGGAGCCtagcctccatgggcccatgtactatttcctctgcatgttGGCTGTCACCGACCTGGTCCTGTCCACATCCACCCTGCctaaaatgctgagcatcttctggttcaattccagggagataaATTTCAGTGCCTgtctcacccagatgtacttcattcactgctttACAGTGGTGGAGTCTGGGATCTTTGTGGCCATGGCATTTGATCGCTACATGGCCATCTgtgatcccctgagacattcctcCACCCTGACAAACCGTATCATGGCCAAGATCAGCATAGCTGTGGTGCTGCGTGGGGGAATACTAATAATCCCCAAACCCTTCCTGGCGAggcagtggccatattgcagaaccaacttCATCGCCCACTCGTACTGCGAGCACATGGCTGTGGTGAAACTGACCTGTGCTGACATCTGCATCAGTAGTTACTAGGGCCTCTTTGTGCCATTCAATGTGGCTAGTCTGGATTTGTTTTTTATCACTGTGTCCTATATTCAGAttctcagggccatcttcagcctccccacaaaggacgcCCGGCTCAAGACTTTTCGGACATGCAGCTCCCACCTTTGTGTCATTTCAGCCTCTTACACCccatctctcttctccttcctcacccACCGGTTTGGCCAGAATGTGGTCCTGCATTTCCATGTTCTCATGGCCAATGTGTATCTCCTGGTGCCTCCCATGCTGaaccccatcatctatggggtgaggaccaaacagatccAGGACAGTCTGCTCCGGCTCTTTACTCATCAATGGGCCTAA